From the genome of Aedes albopictus strain Foshan unplaced genomic scaffold, AalbF5 HiC_scaffold_64, whole genome shotgun sequence, one region includes:
- the LOC134284730 gene encoding uncharacterized protein LOC134284730 → MLQEIYNSDEEVCPNQEHFVLLTKEHNIQQLARARVLEDLMKELHIYVDSIEETPPTRMSKHMFLIKAKQYQLLQKSKNILKSKRNPTAKANIRQKIYETHMSAVEALEELLRR, encoded by the exons ATGCTGCAGGAAATTTACAACAGTGACGAAGAGGTGTGTCCCAATCAGGAACACTTTGTTCTATTAACCAag GAACACAATATCCAACAACTAGCT CGCGCTAGAGTGCTGGAAGATCTAATGAAAGAGTTGCATATTTATGTGGACAGCATTGAAGAAACTCCACCAACCCGGATG TCGAAGCATATGTTCTTGATAAAGGCGAAACAATATCAGCTTCTGCAAAAAAGCAAAAACATATTGAAGTCGAAACGCAATCCAACAGCTAAAG CTAACATTCGGCAAAAAATTTACGAGACGCATATGAGTGCTGTGGAAGCGCTTGAAGAGCTGCTGCGAcgttaa